A region of Pseudarthrobacter sp. NIBRBAC000502770 DNA encodes the following proteins:
- a CDS encoding DUF3592 domain-containing protein, with protein sequence MKTILYIMWALFVAGVVFSLLYAARRTRRQQQQMASWPKAQATVTGSATGWTSGIGGASRNLRHFPTYQFTDPRGTLFMGKSEISGVQPPVPGSLIEVAYNPADPNESLQVSSEPRTAMGCLIAFFAVFAVASFWFIGIFPMG encoded by the coding sequence GTGAAGACCATTCTGTACATCATGTGGGCGCTGTTCGTTGCCGGCGTGGTATTTTCGCTGCTCTACGCGGCGCGCAGGACCAGGCGCCAGCAACAGCAAATGGCGTCCTGGCCGAAGGCGCAGGCAACGGTGACCGGCAGCGCCACCGGCTGGACCAGCGGCATTGGCGGCGCCAGCAGGAACCTCCGCCACTTCCCCACGTACCAGTTCACGGACCCGCGCGGCACCCTCTTCATGGGCAAGTCGGAGATCTCCGGGGTGCAGCCGCCTGTGCCGGGCTCCCTTATCGAGGTGGCCTACAACCCGGCGGATCCCAATGAGTCACTCCAAGTGTCATCGGAGCCACGTACCGCCATGGGGTGCCTGATCGCGTTTTTCGCCGTCTTCGCGGTGGCGTCGTTCTGGTTTATCGGCATTTTCCCGATGGGCTGA
- a CDS encoding A/G-specific adenine glycosylase, which translates to MLQQTPVVRVLPVWQEWLKRWPTPAGLAGEPAGEAVRSWGRLGYPRRALRLHAAATAIVQDHGGRVPDSHAELLALPGVGSYTAAAVAAFAYGRRETVVDTNIRRVHARLVSGVALPAPALTAAEMRLAAALLPDDDDTSVRWNAAVMELGALVCTARAPKCASCPVKDSCAWLAAGEPPPSYVPKGQAWHGTDRQVRGAVLAVLRLAESPVPPDIFQREPADLGFAPEGIGVPLAALHRLNSAPEQLERALAGLLADGLAEMHDGGYQLPA; encoded by the coding sequence ATGCTGCAGCAAACCCCGGTGGTCCGGGTCCTCCCCGTGTGGCAGGAGTGGCTCAAGCGTTGGCCCACCCCCGCCGGGTTGGCGGGCGAACCGGCAGGGGAAGCCGTCCGTTCCTGGGGCCGGCTGGGCTACCCCCGCCGGGCGCTGCGGCTGCACGCCGCAGCGACCGCGATCGTGCAGGACCACGGCGGCAGGGTCCCGGACTCCCACGCCGAGCTGCTGGCCCTTCCCGGGGTGGGCAGCTACACGGCCGCCGCGGTGGCAGCGTTCGCGTACGGCCGCCGGGAAACGGTGGTGGACACCAACATCCGCAGGGTGCACGCCCGGCTGGTGTCCGGCGTCGCACTGCCCGCCCCTGCACTGACGGCGGCGGAGATGCGCCTGGCCGCTGCCCTGCTGCCGGACGACGACGATACCTCCGTGCGCTGGAACGCCGCGGTGATGGAACTTGGGGCCTTGGTGTGCACCGCCCGGGCGCCGAAGTGCGCCTCCTGCCCGGTCAAGGACTCCTGCGCCTGGCTGGCGGCGGGTGAGCCCCCGCCGTCGTACGTTCCCAAGGGGCAGGCATGGCACGGCACCGACCGCCAGGTCCGCGGCGCCGTGCTGGCCGTGCTCCGGCTGGCGGAATCGCCGGTGCCGCCGGACATATTCCAGCGTGAACCCGCCGACCTTGGCTTCGCCCCGGAAGGGATCGGTGTGCCGCTGGCCGCGCTGCACCGGCTGAACTCCGCGCCTGAACAGCTGGAGCGGGCGCTGGCGGGACTGCTGGCGGACGGGCTGGCGGAGATGCACGACGGCGGTTACCAGCTTCCAGCCTGA
- the disA gene encoding DNA integrity scanning diadenylate cyclase DisA: protein MARSPEESLRATLGRVAPGTPLRDGLERILRGRTGALIVLGSDRTIDSICSGGFDIGIEFSPTRLRELAKMDGAIICDKDAGNILRAAVQLVPDSSIETQESGTRHRTAERVAKQTGVPVISVSQSMQIIALYVNGLRHVLEGSENVLARANQALATLERYRARLDQVTSSLSALEIEAMVTVRDVAVTLQRQEMVRRISEEISQYVLELGEDGRLLSLQLDELTVGRGPGSDVIIRDYASPNASADDIDKAVHELVNLGPTELIDLGKIAAIVGFAGGEANLDAVVQPRGYRLLSGLKAVPKAVADRLVDHFGGLQFLMAATIDDLMTVDGIGDQRARTVREGLSRMAEASLLDRFL from the coding sequence ATGGCGCGGAGCCCCGAAGAATCGCTGAGGGCCACGCTGGGCCGGGTTGCACCCGGAACTCCCCTCCGCGACGGCCTGGAACGGATCCTCCGGGGGCGCACGGGCGCACTGATCGTCCTGGGCTCCGACCGCACCATCGATTCCATCTGCTCCGGCGGCTTCGATATCGGCATCGAGTTTTCGCCCACCCGCCTGCGGGAGCTGGCGAAGATGGACGGTGCCATCATCTGCGACAAGGACGCCGGCAATATCCTGCGCGCAGCCGTCCAACTGGTCCCGGACTCAAGCATCGAAACACAGGAGTCTGGCACCCGCCACCGCACGGCGGAACGGGTGGCCAAGCAGACCGGAGTCCCTGTCATCTCCGTCAGCCAGTCCATGCAGATCATCGCCCTGTACGTTAACGGTTTGCGGCATGTCCTGGAGGGTTCCGAAAACGTCCTGGCACGCGCCAACCAGGCCCTCGCCACCCTGGAGCGGTACCGTGCCCGGCTGGACCAGGTCACCAGCTCGCTGTCCGCGCTGGAAATCGAAGCAATGGTGACGGTGCGGGACGTTGCAGTCACCCTTCAGCGGCAGGAAATGGTCCGCCGCATCTCCGAGGAAATTTCACAGTATGTGCTGGAACTGGGCGAGGACGGCCGGCTGCTCTCCCTCCAGCTCGACGAACTCACCGTGGGAAGGGGGCCCGGCAGCGACGTTATTATCCGCGACTATGCCAGCCCCAATGCCTCCGCGGATGACATCGACAAAGCCGTCCACGAACTGGTCAACCTTGGCCCCACGGAACTGATCGACCTGGGCAAGATCGCGGCCATTGTTGGTTTCGCGGGCGGGGAAGCCAACCTCGATGCAGTGGTCCAGCCCCGCGGATACCGGCTGCTGTCCGGCCTGAAAGCAGTTCCCAAGGCCGTGGCCGACCGCCTGGTGGACCATTTCGGCGGCCTGCAGTTCCTGATGGCTGCCACCATTGACGACCTCATGACCGTTGACGGGATCGGTGACCAGCGTGCCCGCACTGTGCGCGAAGGCCTGAGCCGGATGGCAGAGGCCAGCCTCCTGGACCGCTTCCTCTGA
- a CDS encoding 2'-5' RNA ligase family protein translates to MRSIELVFDDSTDALLRADWARLEAAGLPSLAAHTSPSNSPHVTLAAGMDLQAGQEGPWAALPLDMTFSGAIVFPAGPGKYVLARAVLPTAPLLDLHRRLHQGLSGAQPLTLPGAWTPHATISRRIPGHQLGTALDLLDLRIVGRCAAARLWDSSTKTVTPLAGAA, encoded by the coding sequence ATGCGCAGCATCGAACTGGTCTTTGATGACAGCACCGACGCCCTCCTCCGGGCCGACTGGGCGAGGCTCGAGGCCGCCGGCCTCCCAAGCCTGGCCGCGCACACCTCCCCCAGCAACAGCCCGCACGTCACGCTCGCAGCGGGCATGGACCTGCAGGCCGGGCAGGAAGGACCTTGGGCAGCATTGCCCCTGGACATGACGTTTTCCGGAGCCATTGTTTTTCCGGCCGGCCCGGGCAAATATGTGCTGGCCCGTGCGGTCCTGCCAACCGCTCCCCTGCTGGACCTGCACCGGCGCCTGCACCAGGGTCTTTCCGGTGCGCAGCCGCTGACGCTGCCGGGCGCCTGGACTCCGCACGCCACCATCTCCCGCCGCATCCCCGGCCACCAGCTGGGAACGGCCCTGGACCTGCTGGACCTGCGCATCGTCGGCCGATGCGCGGCGGCGCGGCTGTGGGACAGCAGCACTAAAACGGTGACGCCGCTGGCCGGGGCGGCCTGA
- a CDS encoding peptide chain release factor 3, whose amino-acid sequence MSQDVLTPARISEIHKEAGRRRTFAVISHPDAGKSTLTEALALHAKVIGTAGASSGKANRKETVSDWMQMEKDRGISISSAALQFSYRDTVINLLDTPGHADFSEDTYRVLAAVDCAVMLVDAAKGLETQTMKLFEVCKQRNLPIITVINKWDRPGLDALALMDEITERTGLQPMPLTWAVGISGDFRGVWDLRNDRFARFQRNNAGAQIAITEYFTPEEAAEDQGSNWSDAVDEAGLVIESNLDFDVEAFHGGKATPILFSSAALNFGVKELLDALVDFAPPAAPRPDIDGKPRPVESPFSGFVFKVQAGMNKAHRDHVAFIRVCSGVFERGMVVTQTRTGKSFATKYAQQVFGREREVIDEAYPGDVVGLVNASALRVGDSLFLENPVEYPAIPLFAPEHFQVARSKDPSKFKQFRRGIEQLEHEGVIQLLRSDLRGDQAPVLAAVGPMQFEVVEDRMAHDFSAPMRLERLPYSLARISTADAMPALANVPGAEVLLRSDGEYLALFNDVWALRRIEKNHPDLTLLPIGTHNPAK is encoded by the coding sequence GTGTCCCAAGATGTCCTGACCCCCGCCCGGATCTCCGAGATTCACAAGGAGGCGGGCCGCCGCAGGACCTTCGCCGTCATTTCCCACCCTGACGCCGGCAAGTCCACGCTCACGGAGGCCCTCGCCCTGCATGCCAAGGTGATCGGTACCGCGGGAGCCTCCAGCGGCAAGGCCAACCGCAAGGAAACGGTCTCGGACTGGATGCAGATGGAGAAGGACCGCGGTATCTCCATCAGCTCCGCCGCGCTGCAGTTCTCCTACCGGGACACTGTCATCAACCTGCTGGACACCCCCGGCCACGCAGACTTCTCGGAAGACACCTACCGCGTGCTCGCCGCCGTCGACTGCGCCGTCATGCTGGTGGACGCCGCCAAGGGCCTGGAAACCCAGACCATGAAGCTCTTTGAGGTCTGCAAGCAGCGGAACCTGCCCATCATCACCGTCATCAACAAATGGGACCGTCCCGGCCTGGACGCGCTGGCCCTGATGGACGAGATCACCGAACGCACCGGCCTGCAGCCGATGCCGCTGACCTGGGCCGTAGGGATCTCCGGCGACTTCCGCGGCGTCTGGGACCTCCGGAACGACCGCTTCGCCCGGTTCCAGCGCAACAACGCCGGAGCCCAGATTGCCATCACCGAGTACTTCACCCCCGAGGAAGCAGCCGAGGACCAGGGCAGCAACTGGTCCGACGCCGTCGACGAAGCAGGACTGGTGATCGAGTCAAACCTGGACTTCGACGTCGAGGCCTTCCACGGCGGAAAGGCCACCCCCATCCTGTTCAGCTCCGCAGCGCTGAACTTCGGCGTGAAGGAACTGCTGGACGCGCTGGTTGACTTCGCCCCGCCGGCCGCGCCCCGCCCGGACATCGACGGCAAGCCGCGACCGGTCGAATCGCCGTTCTCCGGCTTTGTGTTCAAGGTCCAGGCGGGCATGAACAAGGCGCACCGCGACCACGTGGCCTTCATCCGCGTCTGCTCCGGCGTCTTCGAGCGCGGCATGGTGGTCACCCAGACCCGCACCGGCAAGTCCTTCGCCACCAAGTACGCCCAGCAGGTGTTCGGCCGCGAACGCGAGGTCATCGACGAGGCCTACCCCGGCGACGTGGTGGGCCTGGTCAACGCTTCTGCGCTGCGCGTGGGCGACAGCCTTTTCCTGGAGAACCCGGTGGAGTACCCGGCCATCCCACTGTTCGCGCCCGAGCACTTCCAGGTGGCCCGGTCCAAGGACCCCAGCAAGTTCAAGCAGTTCCGCCGCGGCATCGAGCAGCTGGAACACGAAGGCGTCATCCAGCTGCTCCGCTCCGACCTCCGCGGAGACCAGGCGCCGGTGCTTGCCGCCGTCGGTCCCATGCAGTTCGAAGTGGTGGAGGACCGCATGGCGCACGACTTCAGCGCCCCCATGCGGCTGGAGCGCCTGCCCTACTCGCTGGCCAGGATTTCGACGGCGGATGCCATGCCCGCGCTGGCAAACGTTCCGGGCGCCGAGGTGCTCTTGCGGTCCGACGGCGAATACCTCGCCTTGTTCAATGACGTCTGGGCGCTGCGCCGGATCGAGAAGAACCACCCTGACCTGACGCTGCTGCCCATCGGCACGCACAACCCGGCGAAGTAA
- a CDS encoding beta-ketoacyl synthase — METPAPRAVVTGAGTINPLGSTVKETWEALLDGRSGITALDQDWAEQLPVQMAGQVTADLSEHLSTREMKRMDRCGQLALVAAREAWTQAGSPDVDPERFAVVIGSAYGGLGSTIEQDRALNQSGPRKVSPHTLTRLMVNGPAAWVSIDLGARGGARTPVSACASGAEAIVQAAELIRSGAADVVIAGGVDASVNDLVISGFAQIRALSTRSDDPQRASRPFDGGRDGFVLAEGAGVVVLESEEHARARGAAVLGAVAGGAVTSDANDIVAADPAMQRRVMQKALDAAGMQPADIGFVHAHATSTPVGDRLEGQAINAVFGASVPVTSTKGHTGHLLGGAGALAAVVVLEALRTGHLPGTLNVESLDREVDLNVVTENSLALAAGSPRAGLVNAFGFGGHSVALVIAGA; from the coding sequence GTGGAAACTCCTGCACCCCGCGCCGTAGTAACCGGCGCCGGAACCATCAACCCCCTTGGTTCCACGGTCAAGGAAACCTGGGAAGCCCTGCTGGACGGCCGCTCCGGAATCACGGCGCTGGACCAGGACTGGGCGGAACAGCTGCCGGTCCAAATGGCCGGCCAAGTCACCGCGGACCTTTCGGAGCACCTCAGCACCCGCGAGATGAAGCGGATGGACCGGTGCGGCCAGCTCGCCCTGGTTGCGGCCCGGGAGGCCTGGACGCAGGCCGGCAGCCCCGACGTGGACCCTGAACGGTTCGCGGTGGTGATCGGGTCCGCTTACGGCGGATTGGGTTCCACCATCGAGCAGGACCGGGCACTGAACCAGTCAGGTCCGCGGAAGGTGTCGCCGCATACCCTGACCCGGCTGATGGTGAACGGCCCGGCCGCGTGGGTGTCCATCGACCTCGGTGCCCGCGGGGGCGCCCGGACGCCTGTCAGCGCCTGCGCCTCCGGGGCTGAGGCGATTGTGCAGGCAGCAGAGCTGATCCGCTCCGGTGCTGCCGACGTCGTGATTGCCGGCGGTGTGGATGCTTCCGTCAATGACCTGGTGATCAGCGGCTTCGCCCAGATCCGTGCCCTGTCCACCCGTTCGGATGACCCGCAGCGGGCCTCGCGCCCGTTCGACGGCGGCCGGGACGGCTTTGTGCTCGCCGAGGGCGCCGGAGTGGTGGTGCTGGAGAGCGAGGAGCACGCCCGTGCCCGCGGTGCCGCCGTCCTTGGGGCCGTGGCCGGCGGAGCGGTGACCTCCGATGCCAACGACATTGTGGCCGCCGATCCCGCGATGCAGCGGCGGGTCATGCAGAAGGCACTGGATGCGGCAGGCATGCAGCCGGCTGACATCGGCTTCGTGCATGCACACGCCACGTCCACCCCGGTGGGCGACCGGCTGGAAGGCCAGGCGATCAATGCAGTCTTCGGCGCCTCCGTGCCGGTCACGTCCACGAAGGGGCACACCGGACACCTGCTGGGCGGCGCCGGTGCGCTGGCCGCCGTCGTGGTCCTCGAAGCCCTGCGCACCGGACACCTGCCCGGGACGCTGAATGTGGAGTCGCTGGACCGGGAAGTGGACCTCAACGTCGTGACCGAAAACTCCCTGGCCCTGGCTGCCGGATCCCCGCGTGCCGGCCTGGTCAACGCGTTCGGCTTCGGTGGACACAGCGTTGCCTTGGTAATCGCCGGCGCCTAG
- a CDS encoding NUDIX domain-containing protein — translation MPIRSAGILLYQQDSATPAGARDGLQVWIAHMGGPFWARKDTHAWSIPKGEYADGEDPLAAALREFAEEMGTAAPEADYRLLGEFRQSSGKLITAYAAEAGFAPEVVSSNTFPLEWPKGSGRIQHYPEIDDARWFPEQEARTKLVKGQLPILDALVEGLAAS, via the coding sequence ATGCCCATTCGAAGCGCAGGCATCCTGCTGTACCAACAGGACTCCGCCACTCCCGCGGGGGCCCGGGATGGCTTGCAGGTGTGGATCGCCCACATGGGCGGTCCCTTCTGGGCGCGCAAGGACACCCACGCCTGGTCCATTCCAAAAGGTGAGTATGCCGACGGCGAGGATCCGCTGGCCGCGGCGCTGCGGGAGTTTGCAGAAGAGATGGGGACCGCGGCCCCGGAGGCCGACTACCGGCTGCTGGGCGAGTTCCGGCAGTCCTCGGGAAAGCTCATCACCGCCTATGCCGCCGAAGCCGGGTTCGCCCCTGAGGTGGTCTCCAGCAACACGTTCCCGTTGGAATGGCCCAAGGGGTCCGGCAGAATCCAGCACTATCCCGAAATTGACGACGCCCGCTGGTTCCCGGAGCAGGAGGCCCGGACCAAACTCGTGAAGGGCCAGCTGCCCATCCTGGATGCACTGGTTGAGGGCCTGGCAGCCAGCTAG
- a CDS encoding HAMP domain-containing sensor histidine kinase, which produces MQEQQGVADVAGQARRAPMQPVVSDRLDSLFGGLSARKRIAVCQLPVSATVGLVVLAAAAFSPATLASNLFMSALLFHVAIAAACVAIPWGRLPASAFAVIPLLDCLAIGFTREAGGPAFSVLSVTLLFPVIWLSAQVRPYMPVLAIVGTVLSTVAPSFLQGSVPAGGSMIRVLILPLVMAVVAVSAHVVATTLRRHRARIVQDEQDLARTLDESVRRQGLLDAVLKAVGVGVWVVDARGRTVLANKAMRTDPALAGVVDPSGGQGLLMADRCTPVPAALLPAARAAAGDAFADELYWAGPPERQHAYSVSSHGFPPVGGQGAGAVITFVDVTSLVSALAAKDDFVATVSHELRTPLTSILGYLELVLDEPGHEDVREELNVVRRNAEHLLNLVNDLIAVASERVDLSLEETDLARLLALEVDAAQPKAAGNGLELVLDAEEPLPARVDPERISQVFRNLLSNAIKYSPNGGTITARALSTGSGMACSITDTGLGMTAEEQEQAFTKFFRSARSRETAIPGAGLGLPVSKTIVEGHGGSISLDSEPGVGTTATFILPHA; this is translated from the coding sequence ATGCAGGAACAGCAGGGCGTCGCAGACGTTGCCGGCCAGGCACGCAGGGCACCCATGCAGCCTGTGGTGTCGGACCGTCTGGATAGCCTGTTCGGGGGGCTCAGTGCGCGCAAGCGCATAGCGGTGTGCCAGTTGCCGGTCTCGGCGACTGTCGGACTGGTGGTACTTGCCGCGGCCGCCTTCAGCCCGGCGACGCTGGCCAGCAACCTGTTCATGTCGGCCCTGCTGTTCCATGTGGCCATCGCGGCCGCATGCGTTGCCATCCCGTGGGGCAGGCTCCCGGCAAGCGCCTTCGCCGTTATTCCGCTCCTCGACTGCCTGGCCATCGGGTTCACGCGCGAGGCGGGAGGCCCGGCCTTCAGTGTCCTGAGCGTGACGCTGCTCTTCCCCGTCATTTGGCTCTCTGCGCAGGTCCGGCCGTACATGCCCGTTCTGGCCATTGTGGGAACCGTCCTCAGTACGGTGGCCCCCTCATTCCTCCAGGGCTCGGTACCGGCGGGCGGATCCATGATCCGTGTCCTCATCCTCCCGTTGGTAATGGCCGTCGTCGCGGTCAGCGCCCACGTCGTAGCCACCACCCTCCGCCGGCATCGCGCGCGGATCGTTCAGGATGAGCAGGACCTGGCGCGCACCCTGGACGAAAGCGTCCGCCGCCAGGGCCTGCTCGACGCAGTGCTGAAGGCCGTGGGTGTGGGCGTGTGGGTGGTGGATGCCCGGGGCCGCACCGTGCTGGCAAACAAGGCCATGCGCACGGACCCTGCCCTGGCCGGCGTCGTGGATCCTTCCGGCGGGCAGGGCCTGCTGATGGCGGACCGTTGCACCCCCGTACCGGCGGCCCTTCTACCCGCAGCGCGGGCCGCAGCCGGGGACGCCTTTGCGGACGAGCTGTACTGGGCCGGCCCTCCGGAGCGGCAGCATGCCTACTCCGTGAGCTCGCATGGTTTCCCGCCGGTGGGTGGCCAGGGAGCCGGTGCCGTCATTACCTTCGTTGACGTCACCAGCCTGGTGAGTGCGCTGGCCGCCAAGGACGACTTCGTTGCCACTGTCTCTCACGAGCTGCGGACACCGCTGACCTCCATCCTGGGCTACCTGGAACTGGTCCTGGACGAACCCGGCCACGAGGACGTCAGGGAGGAGCTCAATGTGGTGCGCCGGAACGCAGAACACCTGCTGAACCTGGTCAATGACCTCATCGCCGTCGCATCCGAGCGCGTTGACCTCTCACTCGAGGAGACGGACCTGGCCCGCCTGCTGGCGCTGGAGGTTGACGCCGCCCAGCCCAAGGCGGCCGGCAACGGGCTCGAGCTGGTGCTTGACGCGGAGGAGCCGCTCCCAGCCAGGGTGGACCCGGAGCGGATCAGCCAGGTGTTCCGGAATCTGCTCTCGAATGCCATCAAGTACTCCCCCAACGGCGGCACCATCACGGCCCGCGCCCTCAGCACCGGCTCGGGCATGGCGTGCTCCATCACCGATACCGGGCTGGGGATGACCGCCGAAGAGCAGGAACAGGCGTTCACCAAGTTCTTCCGTTCGGCGCGGTCACGCGAAACGGCCATCCCGGGCGCCGGCCTGGGACTGCCCGTCAGCAAGACCATCGTCGAAGGCCACGGAGGTTCCATCAGCCTGGACAGCGAGCCCGGCGTGGGCACCACGGCAACGTTCATCCTGCCGCACGCCTAG